The following coding sequences lie in one Treponema socranskii subsp. buccale genomic window:
- a CDS encoding BrnT family toxin has protein sequence MYMTFEWDENKNSENIQKHKVSFEKAQDTFFDVNRMILEDVNHSVSEKRYFCIGKTDKEILTVRFTIRGQNIRIFGAGYWRQGKKLYEEHLQ, from the coding sequence ATGTATATGACCTTTGAGTGGGATGAAAATAAAAACTCTGAAAACATTCAGAAGCATAAGGTTTCTTTTGAAAAGGCGCAGGATACTTTTTTTGACGTAAACCGTATGATTTTAGAGGATGTAAATCATTCCGTTTCAGAAAAACGTTATTTTTGCATTGGAAAAACAGACAAAGAAATTTTAACGGTACGTTTTACAATACGCGGTCAGAACATTAGAATTTTCGGCGCAGGATATTGGCGTCAAGGAAAGAAACTCTATGAAGAACATTTACAGTAA
- a CDS encoding BrnA antitoxin family protein translates to MKNIYSNPEKSVMKALDSAVLVADFLPAPSELVKKSTKEKITISIDSDCINFFKTEAKKNHTKYQTMMNEVLSQYAKYYAVN, encoded by the coding sequence ATGAAGAACATTTACAGTAACCCCGAAAAATCAGTAATGAAAGCATTGGATTCTGCCGTATTAGTGGCGGATTTCCTTCCTGCTCCATCAGAGCTTGTAAAAAAATCAACAAAAGAAAAAATAACAATCTCAATTGATTCCGATTGTATTAATTTCTTCAAAACAGAAGCCAAGAAAAATCATACAAAATATCAGACTATGATGAATGAAGTACTTTCTCAATATGCAAAGTATTATGCGGTAAATTGA
- a CDS encoding YkgJ family cysteine cluster protein — protein sequence MDLPNFTQEFVSQINNNLILLQDRNIDVYKKLEAVYNESDKVNAFLSPYFSCHAGCSFCCKYDVLITAFEANYIAQKIHYPIKNEKLSIKNNSFCPFLKDNICSIYKYRPLICRTYHVRGNPKECECDYNNAVSKRLEQYGTKIGGYGNKIYSEFAGFIDYVNISIFKGELKDIRNYF from the coding sequence GTGGATTTACCAAATTTCACGCAAGAATTTGTATCTCAAATTAATAACAATCTAATTTTATTACAAGATCGTAATATTGATGTTTATAAAAAACTAGAAGCTGTTTATAACGAATCCGATAAAGTTAATGCTTTCCTAAGTCCATACTTTTCATGTCATGCAGGATGCTCATTTTGTTGCAAATATGATGTTCTAATTACTGCTTTTGAAGCAAATTATATTGCACAAAAAATTCATTATCCAATTAAAAATGAAAAATTATCTATCAAAAATAACAGTTTTTGCCCTTTCTTAAAAGATAATATTTGTTCAATTTATAAATATCGACCGCTTATCTGTCGAACTTACCATGTAAGAGGAAATCCAAAAGAATGTGAATGCGACTATAATAATGCAGTATCGAAAAGGCTCGAACAGTATGGTACAAAAATCGGAGGGTATGGAAATAAAATTTATAGTGAGTTCGCTGGATTTATTGATTATGTAAATATATCAATTTTTAAGGGTGAACTGAAAGATATTCGTAATTATTTTTAA
- the ffh gene encoding signal recognition particle protein, translated as MLEKLTNTFSSIIQTVSGKSTITEKNIEDTVERIKTALLEADVNLRVVRRFVNSTIEEAKGEKVLRAVDPGEQFVKIIYDKLASMLGDAKTDLHLKGPDTQSVILLLGLQGSGKTTAAHKLAYRLAKEGRKPLLAACDLVRPAAVEQLSQLGEKIGVPVFKEEGVSAVRVAKDALDYARKNSLDTLIVDTAGRLQIDEAMMSELVDIKKALSPDETILVADAMTGQNAVDIAKTFDEKLSLSGVILTKFDSDARGGAALSLKTMTGKPILFIGTGEKTEDLEVFHPDRIASRILGMGDIVSLVEKAQETVDREEAEKLQKKMARNEFTLDDMLTQFRQVRKMGSMQQLMEMMPGIAQQMQGRDFDTDGMKKQEAIILSMTKKERANHFIIGPARRKRIAKGSGTSVADVNKLIKQFEKTKLAMKKLSKNRGMQAQFMNQLGGASADMEALARKFGR; from the coding sequence ATGCTTGAAAAATTAACAAATACCTTTTCATCGATTATCCAAACGGTGAGCGGAAAATCGACGATCACCGAAAAAAATATTGAAGATACGGTTGAGCGTATTAAGACGGCGCTCCTCGAAGCCGACGTCAATCTCCGCGTCGTTCGCCGCTTTGTCAATTCGACGATTGAAGAAGCGAAGGGTGAAAAAGTTCTTCGCGCCGTCGATCCCGGCGAACAATTCGTTAAAATCATTTACGACAAACTCGCCTCTATGCTCGGAGATGCGAAAACCGATCTGCATTTAAAAGGGCCGGACACGCAGTCGGTGATTTTGCTGCTCGGTTTGCAGGGGTCGGGTAAAACGACCGCAGCGCATAAACTCGCATACCGCTTGGCAAAAGAAGGACGGAAGCCGCTGCTGGCCGCGTGCGATTTGGTCCGCCCTGCCGCCGTCGAACAACTTTCGCAGCTCGGCGAAAAAATCGGTGTGCCGGTATTTAAAGAAGAAGGCGTATCCGCCGTGCGCGTTGCAAAAGATGCGCTCGACTATGCGCGGAAAAATTCGCTCGATACGCTTATCGTCGATACCGCGGGGCGCTTGCAGATAGACGAAGCGATGATGAGCGAACTCGTCGATATTAAAAAAGCGCTTTCGCCCGACGAAACGATCCTCGTCGCCGATGCGATGACCGGTCAAAACGCGGTAGACATCGCAAAAACGTTCGACGAAAAGCTTTCGCTTTCAGGCGTTATTTTAACAAAATTCGATTCCGATGCGAGAGGCGGTGCGGCGCTTTCGCTTAAAACGATGACCGGTAAACCCATTCTGTTTATCGGTACGGGCGAAAAAACCGAAGACCTCGAAGTCTTTCACCCCGACCGCATCGCAAGCCGCATCCTCGGCATGGGCGATATCGTTTCGCTCGTCGAAAAGGCGCAGGAAACGGTCGACCGCGAAGAAGCGGAAAAGCTGCAAAAAAAGATGGCGCGCAACGAGTTTACGCTCGACGATATGCTCACGCAGTTTCGGCAAGTGCGCAAGATGGGCAGTATGCAGCAGCTTATGGAGATGATGCCGGGCATCGCACAGCAGATGCAGGGGCGCGATTTCGATACGGACGGCATGAAAAAGCAGGAAGCGATTATCTTGTCGATGACGAAAAAAGAGCGGGCGAATCATTTTATCATCGGGCCCGCGCGCCGTAAACGCATTGCAAAGGGGTCGGGGACTTCGGTCGCTGACGTCAACAAATTGATAAAGCAGTTTGAAAAGACGAAGCTCGCGATGAAAAAGCTCAGCAAAAATCGCGGCATGCAGGCGCAGTTTATGAATCAGCTCGGCGGCGCCTCCGCTGATATGGAAGCGCTCGCAAGGAAATTCGGCAGATAG
- the flcA gene encoding periplasmic flagellar collar protein FlcA, producing MPGLSQLKKFNSDILALGNEIHARASRGEKPIIIPIPKTVRDVDDSEDFVLGIPESPESTMPALSSSEAEDFSDIIGTGKKGAAPKESAESSSTGVPDLSDLLNPVIPSASAGEAKMPDLSQFADEAERKIENAEHEGVSIADMNLDDLLGDMGGKEEEASDVLPEESASDVLSGKSSLNRGGVASETRSVPQDPFSLPPAEGFSSAVPDIPLPPDVHAHTVPDLPSLDELPPPEPEFASPSPPESSVKTAAAKVPAAPSREKIPKQKTPASSPAAVDSSVADWTDDFDTAGRTIDMNIELPEDMPEVENGDAAQDAEAASKSDVDRASSFGKTSFEQKIADTSGEDKIPTDSGADRTQENASDTDTNAGQLSSDTDANKKPISPLDADANRSPISSADAAQDGFELPDFDFASMVDDDGLSPAAGIPEQEKTSAGSSESSADAASVPREISLGGDAAEESGEVSSNTFAPHPSPESFDPDTFDFDFDMGDGEEGAAGETTSGDGRFGDVPSEESGEEIIPIEHFDTSEMEGLDFTVKEPAKAEADKNDFELGLPGDLGDFEIPGFSDTAEVKTDKSGRIKIPMSDFRRAAEGGKAPKNTLTDAQYEKFLANLALYPLNVRLAVENLLVANEFTDDAQFEIVEKILNKAPARQVAASLEKMLDIAIPVPRDFERRTAAEYDAYKASLEYQLRNRIVPGIVLGLLSAAAVFGLIIFTLNFIWRPLNANGLYKQGYALIQADEYPQSEMLFNEAAGKQLQKKWFFKYARAYRERKQYLRAERMYRNILYYFNYDKEAGIEYARMECDDLANYEKAEEIARRSVLDYHVNDADGILLLGDIYLEWATEKDSAKFEEARKQYASLVQLYGQTDKYLARMMRYFVRTDNLREVLQLKDRFYPKAKSLDAEDWTEMSGYLLDKLYGPLPPKDEYLRTKIEDVRDMLDRAVNANPSNPVAFYNLSRYFVQMHDSERAVRMLEHTVKLFEEKSQTLRRRDIYKQIDSYRLLGEQYVSGKEYLTAEEKYTDGISLYEREKENSGFAGNENIGKLYADSGDIDYFIRGDYEGAYNDYLSAIRTHYDTASLHYRVGFIQYSKNDLDGAIGSFIKAGAEKPEDDHLLLAMGNTLSLRDANYAAEGYYKQLVSNLDAEFAKKGIAFTQTKAAEDALTELYLKAANNLGVTLFRLARRTGNSRMNADAMVQLSVSMRAWDALTRNEATMVRLPGGNLAEQNMRYMSHPMPDYEPAIYTDIPKILTGEKELTQ from the coding sequence ATGCCGGGGTTAAGCCAGCTAAAGAAATTCAATTCAGATATTCTCGCACTCGGCAATGAGATACATGCGCGCGCGTCCCGCGGCGAAAAGCCGATTATAATTCCGATTCCGAAAACGGTACGGGATGTCGATGATTCCGAAGATTTCGTTCTCGGTATACCGGAGAGCCCCGAGTCGACGATGCCGGCGTTGAGTTCGTCCGAAGCGGAAGATTTTTCCGATATCATCGGAACGGGCAAAAAGGGTGCGGCACCGAAAGAGAGCGCCGAATCGTCTTCAACCGGCGTTCCCGATCTTTCCGATTTGCTCAATCCCGTTATTCCTTCCGCGTCGGCAGGAGAGGCGAAAATGCCCGACCTTTCCCAATTTGCCGATGAAGCGGAACGAAAAATCGAAAACGCTGAGCACGAGGGAGTGTCGATTGCCGATATGAATCTCGACGACCTGCTCGGCGATATGGGCGGTAAGGAAGAGGAAGCGAGCGATGTGCTGCCGGAAGAGAGCGCATCCGATGTATTGTCCGGCAAATCCTCATTGAACCGAGGCGGCGTCGCATCCGAAACGCGAAGCGTGCCGCAGGATCCGTTTTCGCTTCCGCCCGCAGAAGGATTTTCATCTGCAGTACCGGATATCCCGCTTCCTCCCGATGTTCACGCTCATACCGTACCCGATCTTCCTTCTCTCGATGAATTGCCGCCGCCCGAGCCGGAGTTTGCGTCGCCTTCGCCGCCTGAAAGCAGTGTGAAGACGGCTGCCGCAAAAGTGCCCGCCGCCCCTTCGCGCGAAAAAATTCCGAAACAAAAAACGCCTGCGTCTTCTCCCGCAGCGGTCGACTCGTCCGTTGCCGATTGGACAGATGATTTCGATACCGCCGGTCGGACGATCGATATGAATATCGAACTGCCGGAGGATATGCCCGAAGTCGAAAACGGAGATGCGGCGCAGGATGCGGAAGCGGCGTCAAAAAGCGATGTCGATCGTGCATCCTCTTTCGGTAAAACGTCTTTTGAACAAAAGATTGCCGATACATCAGGCGAAGATAAAATACCGACCGACTCGGGGGCGGACCGAACGCAGGAGAATGCGTCCGATACAGATACGAACGCAGGGCAGCTTTCCTCCGATACCGACGCGAACAAAAAACCGATTTCTCCGCTTGATGCGGATGCGAACCGCAGTCCGATTTCTTCCGCCGATGCGGCTCAGGACGGTTTTGAACTTCCCGATTTCGATTTCGCGTCTATGGTCGATGATGACGGACTTTCGCCTGCTGCCGGCATTCCCGAACAGGAAAAAACATCTGCCGGATCTTCCGAATCGTCAGCCGATGCGGCTTCCGTTCCCCGTGAAATATCTCTCGGCGGCGATGCGGCCGAAGAAAGCGGAGAAGTATCTTCGAATACGTTTGCCCCTCATCCGTCGCCGGAAAGCTTTGATCCCGATACTTTCGATTTCGATTTTGATATGGGAGACGGAGAAGAGGGGGCGGCAGGCGAAACGACATCGGGCGATGGACGTTTCGGCGATGTGCCCTCGGAAGAGAGCGGCGAAGAAATCATTCCGATAGAACACTTCGATACATCCGAAATGGAAGGCCTCGACTTTACGGTCAAAGAGCCGGCAAAAGCCGAAGCGGATAAAAACGATTTCGAACTCGGCCTGCCCGGCGATCTCGGCGATTTTGAAATTCCCGGTTTTTCCGATACGGCGGAAGTGAAAACCGATAAAAGCGGTCGAATCAAAATCCCCATGTCCGATTTTCGCAGAGCCGCCGAAGGCGGAAAGGCGCCGAAAAATACGCTTACCGATGCGCAGTATGAAAAATTTCTTGCAAACCTCGCGCTCTATCCGCTCAACGTACGCCTCGCCGTCGAAAATCTGCTCGTCGCAAACGAATTCACGGACGACGCGCAGTTTGAAATCGTTGAAAAAATTCTCAACAAAGCGCCCGCGCGTCAAGTTGCTGCAAGCCTCGAAAAGATGCTCGACATCGCGATTCCCGTTCCGCGCGATTTTGAACGCCGCACCGCGGCCGAATACGATGCGTACAAAGCGTCTCTTGAGTATCAGCTGCGAAACAGGATCGTTCCGGGTATCGTACTCGGTTTGCTCTCTGCCGCCGCAGTATTCGGATTGATAATTTTTACGCTCAATTTTATTTGGCGTCCGCTGAACGCGAACGGTCTGTATAAACAGGGCTACGCGCTCATTCAAGCGGACGAATATCCTCAATCGGAGATGCTGTTCAATGAAGCGGCCGGCAAGCAGCTGCAAAAAAAATGGTTTTTCAAATATGCGCGCGCATACCGCGAACGAAAGCAATACTTGCGGGCGGAACGGATGTACCGCAATATCCTTTATTATTTTAATTACGATAAGGAAGCGGGCATCGAATATGCGCGCATGGAATGCGACGATTTGGCAAATTATGAAAAGGCCGAAGAGATCGCGCGGCGAAGCGTACTTGACTATCACGTAAACGATGCCGACGGTATACTCCTGCTCGGCGATATCTACCTCGAATGGGCGACCGAAAAAGATTCTGCAAAATTCGAAGAAGCGCGCAAACAATACGCATCCCTCGTGCAGCTCTACGGGCAGACCGATAAATACCTCGCGCGCATGATGCGCTATTTTGTGCGTACCGACAATCTCCGCGAAGTGCTGCAGCTCAAAGACCGATTTTACCCGAAAGCGAAATCGCTCGATGCCGAAGATTGGACGGAGATGAGCGGATACCTTCTCGATAAATTATACGGGCCGCTTCCGCCCAAAGACGAATACCTTCGCACGAAGATCGAAGACGTGCGCGATATGCTCGACCGCGCAGTAAATGCAAACCCGTCGAATCCCGTCGCATTTTACAATCTTTCGCGCTATTTTGTACAGATGCACGATTCGGAGCGAGCGGTGCGTATGCTCGAACACACGGTCAAGTTGTTCGAAGAAAAGTCGCAAACTCTCCGCCGCCGCGATATCTACAAGCAGATCGATTCATACCGTCTGCTCGGAGAACAGTACGTTTCGGGGAAAGAGTATTTGACGGCCGAAGAAAAATATACCGACGGGATTTCACTGTACGAACGCGAAAAGGAAAACAGCGGTTTTGCCGGAAATGAAAACATCGGAAAACTCTATGCCGATTCGGGCGACATCGATTATTTTATCCGCGGGGATTACGAAGGCGCATATAACGATTATCTTTCGGCGATCCGCACGCACTACGATACGGCGTCCCTGCATTACCGTGTCGGCTTTATTCAGTATTCCAAAAACGATTTGGACGGCGCGATCGGCTCGTTTATCAAAGCGGGAGCCGAAAAGCCGGAAGACGATCACTTGCTGCTCGCGATGGGCAATACGCTTTCGCTTCGCGATGCGAACTATGCGGCCGAGGGTTATTACAAACAGCTCGTAAGCAATCTCGATGCCGAGTTCGCAAAAAAAGGAATTGCGTTTACGCAGACAAAAGCCGCCGAAGACGCGCTCACGGAACTTTACCTGAAGGCGGCGAATAATCTCGGCGTTACGCTTTTCCGCCTTGCCCGCCGCACGGGCAACAGCAGGATGAATGCCGACGCGATGGTACAGCTTTCCGTGTCGATGCGCGCGTGGGATGCGCTCACGCGAAACGAAGCGACGATGGTACGCCTTCCGGGCGGCAATCTTGCCGAACAGAATATGCGCTATATGAGCCATCCGATGCCGGATTACGAACCCGCAATCTATACGGATATTCCGAAGATTCTCACCGGTGAAAAGGAACTGACGCAATGA
- a CDS encoding NAD(P)H-dependent glycerol-3-phosphate dehydrogenase gives MESKSVGILGSGAWGTGLAQALARGNHRIRMWAREADVADSVNNDHENKRYLPGYRLSENITVSNDIAEVASDKEFLIIASPSLYIADTVKKITALPGIADGSTCIAVLTKGFVPAADGPKLVLSTIENLLPGIYKGCTVYVSGPSHAEEVAVGKITGLVAACENPRNSIRVRELLRVPGILPYSSFDVVGVQICAAAKNVIAVVYGAMDALAETSEEFGDNAESLLMAAGLNEIQTLGFAMGATHAETFTSIAGVGDLEVTCKSKYGRNRRFGQDLIKKDIMSQFSNLDDLIENMTKLGYLSEGAIACKYVHEIAQRKNLKLTICDGLYRILNKEICPRDFIAQLLTQEK, from the coding sequence ATGGAATCGAAATCTGTCGGCATTCTCGGAAGCGGTGCATGGGGTACGGGTTTGGCGCAAGCGCTCGCACGCGGCAATCATCGGATACGGATGTGGGCGCGCGAAGCGGACGTCGCCGACTCGGTCAACAATGATCACGAAAACAAACGGTATCTGCCGGGCTACAGACTGTCGGAAAACATCACCGTTTCAAACGATATCGCCGAAGTCGCTTCCGACAAAGAATTTTTAATAATCGCTTCTCCGTCGCTGTATATCGCCGACACGGTAAAAAAGATTACCGCTCTTCCCGGTATCGCAGACGGCAGTACCTGCATCGCCGTTCTTACGAAGGGCTTTGTGCCGGCCGCCGACGGGCCGAAGCTCGTGCTTTCGACGATCGAAAATCTTTTGCCCGGCATCTACAAGGGATGTACGGTCTACGTGTCGGGTCCGAGCCACGCGGAAGAAGTTGCAGTCGGGAAAATTACGGGACTCGTCGCCGCGTGCGAAAACCCTCGCAATTCGATCAGAGTGCGGGAGCTTTTGCGCGTGCCGGGGATTTTGCCGTATTCGTCGTTCGACGTCGTCGGCGTGCAGATCTGCGCCGCCGCGAAAAACGTCATCGCCGTCGTATACGGTGCGATGGATGCGCTTGCCGAAACGTCGGAAGAATTCGGCGACAATGCGGAATCCCTTTTGATGGCCGCAGGCTTAAACGAAATTCAAACGCTCGGATTTGCGATGGGCGCGACGCACGCGGAAACTTTTACGTCTATCGCGGGTGTGGGTGATTTGGAAGTAACGTGCAAAAGCAAATACGGACGGAACCGCCGCTTCGGGCAGGATTTGATTAAAAAAGATATCATGTCGCAGTTTTCGAATCTCGACGATTTGATCGAAAATATGACAAAGCTCGGCTATCTTTCCGAAGGGGCGATCGCGTGCAAATACGTGCACGAAATCGCGCAAAGAAAAAATCTCAAGCTGACGATCTGCGACGGACTGTACCGCATATTGAATAAGGAGATTTGTCCGCGCGATTTTATCGCACAGCTTTTAACGCAGGAAAAATAA
- a CDS encoding isoamylase, with product MKRFLFLLCAIQALLSAVSAADYNDETVLEIRGVAAPYEKDGAVVFTADAKSRFTGIAFDFEGYKTIHPFRIHTMRDMNGKVKGSVLFFILNRPGNVRSVSYRLIIDGLWTTDPANPDSYYDEKEGISLSRFTFASDLPQKTAPAATNASSEKIVRFICRANTHQKIYLAGSFTNWDPWIYEMKETSRGLYEIALPLPAGTHYYNYYSGMDALTDSTNPNKAYTKDGRVASVITVP from the coding sequence ATGAAACGCTTTCTTTTTTTGCTCTGCGCGATTCAAGCCCTGCTTTCCGCCGTCTCTGCTGCGGATTATAACGACGAAACCGTTCTCGAAATCCGCGGCGTCGCAGCCCCGTACGAAAAAGACGGTGCGGTCGTTTTTACCGCCGACGCGAAATCGCGCTTTACCGGCATCGCCTTCGATTTTGAAGGATACAAAACGATTCATCCGTTCCGCATACACACGATGCGCGATATGAACGGAAAGGTAAAAGGTTCGGTGCTGTTTTTTATTTTAAATCGCCCCGGTAATGTCCGTTCGGTTTCATACCGCCTCATCATCGACGGATTGTGGACGACCGATCCCGCAAACCCCGACAGCTACTACGACGAAAAAGAAGGCATTTCTCTTTCGCGCTTTACTTTCGCTTCCGACCTGCCGCAAAAAACCGCGCCCGCCGCAACAAACGCGTCATCGGAAAAAATCGTACGTTTTATCTGCCGCGCAAATACGCATCAAAAGATATACCTTGCAGGCTCGTTTACGAATTGGGATCCGTGGATTTACGAAATGAAAGAAACGTCGCGCGGCTTATACGAAATCGCACTGCCCCTGCCCGCCGGCACGCATTATTATAATTATTATTCGGGAATGGATGCGCTCACCGACTCGACGAATCCGAACAAAGCGTACACAAAAGACGGACGCGTCGCATCGGTCATCACGGTGCCGTAG
- the nudC gene encoding NAD(+) diphosphatase, whose translation MDYYIFRSNDLLVRKDSHALPDEKAWRALHESNAVRDIFSETPYAYTAAFLQDGAVDENYELIPIRSYFAEHDESEGARAARAKGMLAWRLSYNFCPSCGAHLADDEKLSARNCTNCGAQFFPRIEPCIIVLVTKGDKLLLAKHRTRNQNIHTCIAGFIEIGESAEQAVVREVHEEVGIEIKDLRYVGSQGWPFPDQLMLGFRAEYESGDIRVQESELVEAKWFTKDALPPFPKRGSMGWRLITGVYG comes from the coding sequence ATGGACTACTATATTTTCCGCAGCAACGACTTGCTCGTACGTAAAGATTCGCACGCGCTTCCCGACGAAAAAGCGTGGCGCGCTTTGCACGAATCGAATGCCGTCCGCGATATTTTTTCGGAAACGCCGTACGCATACACAGCCGCCTTCCTTCAAGACGGCGCAGTCGACGAAAATTACGAACTTATCCCGATTCGAAGCTATTTTGCCGAACACGACGAAAGCGAAGGTGCCCGCGCCGCACGAGCAAAGGGAATGCTCGCATGGCGCCTTTCGTATAATTTTTGCCCTTCCTGCGGCGCGCATCTCGCCGACGACGAAAAGCTTTCCGCTCGAAACTGTACGAATTGCGGCGCGCAGTTTTTTCCGCGCATCGAACCGTGCATCATCGTACTGGTAACAAAGGGCGATAAGCTTCTCCTCGCAAAACACCGTACCCGCAATCAAAACATCCATACGTGTATTGCGGGTTTTATCGAAATCGGCGAAAGCGCGGAACAGGCGGTCGTACGCGAAGTGCACGAAGAAGTCGGCATCGAAATAAAAGACCTGCGCTATGTCGGAAGCCAGGGCTGGCCATTTCCCGACCAGCTTATGCTCGGCTTTCGCGCCGAATACGAAAGCGGCGACATTCGCGTACAGGAATCGGAACTCGTCGAAGCGAAGTGGTTTACGAAAGACGCGCTTCCGCCTTTCCCGAAACGGGGGAGCATGGGCTGGCGCCTCATCACGGGCGTATACGGCTAG